From the Pseudomonas baltica genome, one window contains:
- a CDS encoding MFS transporter yields MKGNYRWYIAGLLFFAGMLNYLDRAALSVVAPLLKSELHIDDAQMGFIFSSFFIGYCALCFIGGWAADKYGPKKVFAWAAGTWSIFCGLTAAITGYVQLLVFRVLFGMGEGPMGTTTNKAITNWFPREEAGRALGFTNCGQPLGAALAGPVVGLVAYNFGWRISFVVIAVLGALWLLAWLMIFKDTPEQHPKVSEAERQLIRASREEVLVDNVKEGRSLFSYIFSAPVLAVATAFFCFNYVLYFFLTWLPSYFMDYQHLDIKSMSIIGVIPWLGAAVGFLGGGFLTDLLGKKLGNVILARKIMLTVGLGVAAACVLITTQVASLGMAVACITVSSVFLFVTPQICWSLIQDIVPKNRVGGTGGFVHLLANLAGIIAPALTGMVVQFGGGYNVAFVISAAVCGVGMVVVILAVRGHSHHLPTAAAVTR; encoded by the coding sequence ATGAAAGGCAATTACCGCTGGTACATCGCCGGCTTGCTGTTCTTCGCCGGCATGCTCAACTACCTCGACCGTGCGGCGCTGTCGGTGGTCGCCCCTCTGCTCAAGAGCGAGTTGCATATTGATGACGCGCAAATGGGCTTTATCTTCAGCAGCTTCTTCATTGGCTATTGCGCGCTGTGTTTCATCGGCGGCTGGGCGGCCGACAAGTACGGGCCAAAGAAGGTATTTGCCTGGGCGGCGGGCACCTGGTCGATATTCTGCGGGCTGACCGCCGCGATCACCGGTTACGTCCAATTGCTGGTGTTCCGCGTGTTGTTCGGCATGGGCGAAGGCCCGATGGGCACCACCACCAACAAGGCGATTACCAACTGGTTCCCTCGTGAAGAGGCCGGGCGAGCGCTGGGTTTCACCAACTGCGGGCAGCCTCTGGGCGCAGCGCTGGCCGGCCCGGTGGTCGGGTTGGTGGCCTATAACTTTGGCTGGCGCATCTCCTTTGTGGTGATCGCCGTGCTGGGGGCGTTGTGGTTGCTGGCCTGGTTGATGATCTTCAAGGACACCCCCGAGCAGCATCCGAAGGTGTCCGAGGCCGAGCGCCAGCTGATCCGTGCCAGCCGCGAAGAAGTGCTGGTCGACAACGTCAAGGAAGGCCGCAGCCTGTTCAGCTATATCTTCTCGGCGCCTGTACTGGCGGTGGCGACGGCATTTTTCTGCTTCAACTACGTGCTGTATTTCTTCCTGACCTGGTTGCCCAGCTACTTCATGGACTACCAGCATCTGGATATCAAAAGCATGAGCATCATCGGCGTGATCCCTTGGTTGGGCGCAGCGGTGGGCTTTTTGGGCGGCGGGTTTCTCACCGACCTGCTCGGCAAGAAACTCGGCAATGTGATCCTCGCGCGCAAGATCATGCTCACTGTCGGGCTCGGCGTGGCGGCCGCTTGTGTGCTGATCACCACGCAAGTGGCCTCGCTGGGCATGGCGGTGGCGTGCATCACCGTGTCCAGCGTGTTCCTGTTCGTGACCCCGCAGATCTGCTGGTCGTTGATCCAGGACATCGTGCCGAAAAATCGCGTCGGCGGCACTGGCGGCTTCGTCCATCTGCTGGCGAACCTGGCCGGGATCATCGCCCCGGCACTGACCGGCATGGTGGTGCAGTTCGGCGGCGGCTATAACGTGGCGTTCGTTATCTCTGCCGCCGTGTGCGGTGTAGGCATGGTAGTGGTGATTCTGGCGGTGCGAGGCCACAGCCATCACCTGCCCACCGCAGCGGCAGTGACGCGCTGA
- a CDS encoding aldo/keto reductase — MQYKYLGRSGLNVSEICLGTMMFGGATDTATSERIIASARDSGVNFIDTADLYNQGESERVVGRAIAAERDAWVLATKVGNPMGTGPNQRGMSRKWIREAVHGSLQRLGTDYIDILYMHKADFEAPLEEMVLAFADLIREGKIGYFAVSNFKAWRLAETVRLAREAGISAPIATQPLYNLVNREAEVEILPAAHHYGVGTVCYSPLARGILTGKYRAGAAPEAGSRIARADPRMLEAEWRPESLAVAAQLVDYAERTGRQPAHLAQAWVMRNTQVTSTLVGPRTFEQWQDGVAALACPWSAEDERFCDALVSPGKSSSLGPVDPHHPIEGRVPRF, encoded by the coding sequence ATGCAGTACAAGTACCTGGGCCGCAGTGGGCTCAACGTTTCCGAAATCTGCCTGGGCACCATGATGTTCGGCGGCGCCACCGACACGGCGACGTCCGAGCGGATCATCGCCAGCGCGCGGGACAGCGGGGTCAATTTCATCGACACTGCCGATCTGTACAACCAGGGGGAATCGGAGCGCGTGGTCGGCCGTGCCATCGCCGCCGAGCGCGACGCTTGGGTGCTGGCGACCAAGGTTGGCAACCCGATGGGCACCGGGCCCAACCAGCGCGGGATGTCGCGCAAGTGGATACGCGAGGCCGTGCATGGCTCGTTGCAACGGCTGGGCACCGACTACATCGACATTCTTTACATGCACAAGGCGGATTTCGAGGCGCCGCTCGAAGAGATGGTGCTGGCTTTCGCCGACCTGATCCGCGAGGGCAAGATCGGCTACTTTGCGGTATCGAACTTCAAGGCCTGGCGCCTGGCCGAAACCGTGCGCCTGGCGCGTGAAGCCGGCATCAGTGCGCCGATAGCGACGCAACCGCTGTACAACCTGGTCAACCGTGAAGCCGAGGTCGAGATCCTCCCGGCCGCGCACCACTATGGCGTCGGCACGGTGTGCTACAGCCCGTTGGCCCGCGGCATCCTCACCGGCAAATACCGCGCCGGCGCGGCGCCCGAGGCCGGCAGCCGCATCGCCCGCGCCGACCCGCGCATGCTTGAAGCCGAGTGGCGCCCCGAGTCGCTGGCGGTGGCCGCGCAACTGGTCGACTACGCCGAGCGCACCGGCCGCCAACCGGCGCACCTGGCGCAGGCCTGGGTCATGCGTAACACCCAGGTCACCAGCACCCTGGTCGGCCCGCGCACCTTCGAACAATGGCAAGACGGCGTCGCGGCCCTCGCCTGCCCCTGGAGCGCCGAGGACGAGCGCTTTTGCGATGCGCTGGTGTCACCCGGCAAGAGTTCGAGCCTGGGCCCGGTCGACCCCCATCACCCGATCGAAGGCCGTGTGCCGCGGTTTTGA
- a CDS encoding ABATE domain-containing protein — protein sequence MTSLEGSLNPLLLGDHLALDLLNTQMMVEGRKRDLLADDKDAARWLEQVGLGPADELTGLEDGRLVAQLRLLRDSIDSLVAARRDNLPADPSALNAFLRPAVPQLSWDGAGPPVLERFQQADGVVRRLSQIAFAAAQLLAEGDVQLLRKCESADCSLMFYDRTKSHKRRWCSMALCGNRHKVAEFRKRRANGALTSQG from the coding sequence ATGACCTCCCTCGAAGGCTCCCTGAATCCGCTGTTGTTGGGCGACCACCTGGCCTTGGATTTGCTGAATACGCAGATGATGGTGGAAGGGCGAAAACGCGACCTGCTGGCCGATGACAAGGACGCTGCTCGTTGGCTCGAGCAAGTCGGGCTGGGCCCCGCCGATGAGCTGACCGGGCTTGAAGACGGCCGCCTGGTTGCGCAACTGCGTTTGTTGCGCGATAGCATCGACAGCCTCGTGGCCGCGCGTCGCGATAACCTCCCGGCTGATCCATCGGCGCTCAACGCCTTCCTGCGACCGGCCGTGCCGCAACTGTCGTGGGACGGCGCAGGGCCGCCGGTGCTCGAGCGTTTTCAGCAAGCGGATGGCGTCGTGCGAAGGCTTAGTCAGATCGCCTTCGCCGCCGCCCAATTGCTCGCCGAGGGCGATGTGCAACTGTTGCGCAAATGCGAGAGTGCGGACTGCTCACTGATGTTCTACGACCGCACCAAGTCGCACAAACGCCGCTGGTGCAGCATGGCCTTGTGCGGCAACCGGCATAAGGTCGCGGAGTTTCGCAAGCGTCGGGCAAATGGCGCGCTCACGTCTCAGGGATAA
- a CDS encoding thiol-disulfide oxidoreductase DCC family protein: protein MPSPLTRSTPAPLLKPGETVVLFDGVCKLCNGWARFLIRHDRQQRVRLASVQSPEGQALLAWAGLPLDQFDTMAVIRDNHYWVQSDAFFEVVAQLPGKWRPLLLLRGCPRALRDWAYDRIAFNRYRLFGKYDQCLLPSADHARRFLKAATVIPET, encoded by the coding sequence ATGCCATCGCCTCTGACCCGCTCGACTCCCGCCCCCCTGCTCAAGCCCGGCGAGACCGTGGTGTTGTTCGATGGCGTCTGCAAGCTGTGCAATGGCTGGGCGAGGTTCCTGATCCGTCACGACCGCCAACAGCGCGTGCGCCTGGCCAGCGTGCAATCGCCCGAAGGCCAGGCGCTGCTGGCCTGGGCCGGGTTGCCACTGGACCAGTTCGATACCATGGCGGTGATTCGCGATAACCACTACTGGGTGCAGTCGGATGCTTTCTTCGAGGTGGTTGCGCAACTGCCCGGCAAATGGCGCCCCTTGCTGCTGTTACGCGGCTGCCCGCGGGCGCTGCGGGACTGGGCCTATGATCGTATTGCGTTCAATCGCTACCGGCTTTTTGGCAAATATGATCAGTGTTTGCTGCCCTCGGCTGATCATGCACGGCGGTTCTTGAAAGCCGCCACAGTTATCCCTGAGACGTGA
- a CDS encoding ABC transporter permease → MPEPKNPIVALRGLLARLSVPLSLRVTLSAFIGSLLLGLALIACLGFPLMAAIRVAVEGSFGDARAISDTLVFMTPRLLVALGALVAIRGGMFNLGGEGQLQMGAMGAMLPYLAFGDIGPALLPLSIVGGALCGALWGAIPAVLKLWRGADEIIVTLLMNFIAIYWVKYLVQGPMRPAGSTFNMSAQLPADGVFLPLIAGTRLHLGVILAVLIALALWVLLQHTAFGLKLRASGQSPGFVRLQGQSAGQMILSSMALSGAIGGLAGAFEVLGVQYRLIDGFSSGLGFEGLAVSFLAGLEPFGAVLVSLYFGAINNAALALQTSLSIPAALADVLSGLPILLLAVISGVMLTKGRPVWTSTR, encoded by the coding sequence ATGCCTGAACCAAAAAATCCGATCGTGGCGTTGCGCGGGCTGTTGGCCAGGCTCAGCGTGCCGTTGTCGCTGCGGGTCACCCTGAGTGCGTTTATCGGCTCGCTGCTGCTGGGGCTGGCGTTGATCGCTTGCCTGGGTTTCCCGCTGATGGCGGCAATACGGGTGGCGGTCGAGGGTTCGTTCGGCGACGCCCGGGCGATCTCCGACACCCTGGTGTTCATGACCCCACGGCTGCTGGTGGCGCTCGGCGCGCTGGTGGCCATTCGCGGCGGCATGTTCAACCTCGGTGGCGAGGGCCAACTGCAAATGGGCGCGATGGGCGCCATGCTCCCCTACCTGGCGTTCGGTGATATCGGCCCGGCGCTGCTGCCGCTGTCGATCGTAGGCGGCGCACTGTGCGGGGCCCTCTGGGGGGCGATCCCGGCAGTGCTGAAACTGTGGCGCGGCGCCGACGAGATCATCGTTACGCTGCTGATGAACTTCATTGCCATCTACTGGGTGAAGTACCTGGTGCAAGGGCCGATGCGCCCGGCCGGCTCGACCTTCAACATGTCGGCGCAGCTGCCGGCCGACGGCGTGTTTTTGCCCTTGATCGCCGGGACCCGCTTGCACCTCGGGGTGATCCTCGCGGTGCTGATTGCGCTCGCGCTGTGGGTGCTGCTACAGCACACCGCCTTCGGCCTCAAGCTGCGCGCCAGCGGTCAGAGCCCCGGCTTCGTGCGCCTGCAGGGGCAATCGGCGGGGCAGATGATCCTGTCGAGCATGGCGCTGTCCGGGGCCATCGGTGGCCTGGCCGGCGCCTTCGAAGTGCTCGGTGTGCAGTATCGGCTGATCGATGGCTTCTCCTCCGGGCTCGGCTTCGAAGGGCTCGCAGTGTCGTTCCTTGCCGGACTCGAACCCTTCGGTGCCGTGCTCGTGTCGTTGTACTTCGGGGCTATCAACAACGCTGCCCTCGCCTTGCAGACCTCGCTGTCGATCCCGGCGGCGCTGGCTGACGTGCTCAGTGGCCTGCCCATTCTGCTGCTGGCCGTGATCAGCGGCGTCATGCTCACCAAAGGGAGACCTGTATGGACATCAACTCGGTAA
- a CDS encoding alpha/beta hydrolase, which translates to MTHHTPIAYKYADADGLRVFYREAGSADAPVLLLLHGFPSSSHQFRELIPLLAHKYRIIAPDLPGFGFTEVPTARDYVYTFDALGKTLEAFVDALGLTRYALYVFDYGAPAGLRLALAHPERVSALISQNGNAYLEGLGDAWAPIRQYWAEPTAQNRQVINDAVLTLEGIRYQYVEGVADPLAIAPEAYYLDTLLMESRGNRDIQLDLFYDYRNNLTLYPAFQQFFRDTRLPTLVIWGKGDPFFIAPGAEAYARDNPNAVVELLDTGHFALETHVGHIAERIVTVLGDAID; encoded by the coding sequence ATGACCCACCACACCCCGATTGCGTACAAATATGCCGACGCCGACGGCCTTCGCGTGTTCTACCGCGAAGCCGGCTCGGCCGATGCCCCCGTGCTGTTGCTGCTGCACGGCTTCCCCAGTTCGTCCCATCAATTTCGCGAGCTGATTCCGCTGCTGGCGCACAAGTACCGGATCATCGCGCCGGACTTGCCCGGTTTCGGCTTCACCGAGGTGCCGACCGCACGCGACTACGTCTACACCTTCGACGCCCTCGGCAAGACCCTCGAGGCCTTCGTCGACGCCTTGGGGCTGACACGCTACGCCCTTTACGTCTTCGATTACGGCGCACCCGCCGGCCTGCGCCTGGCGCTGGCGCACCCCGAGCGGGTCAGTGCGCTGATCTCGCAAAACGGCAATGCGTATCTGGAGGGGTTGGGAGATGCCTGGGCACCGATTCGCCAGTACTGGGCCGAGCCGACTGCGCAAAATCGCCAGGTCATCAATGATGCCGTGCTCACCCTTGAAGGCATTCGCTACCAGTATGTGGAGGGGGTCGCCGACCCGCTGGCCATCGCGCCCGAGGCCTATTACCTCGACACGCTGCTGATGGAGAGCCGGGGTAATCGGGATATCCAGCTGGACCTGTTTTACGACTACCGCAACAACCTGACGCTGTATCCGGCGTTCCAGCAGTTTTTCCGTGATACCCGGCTGCCGACGCTAGTCATCTGGGGCAAGGGCGACCCGTTCTTCATTGCGCCGGGCGCCGAAGCCTATGCGCGGGACAATCCCAACGCGGTGGTCGAGCTGCTGGACACGGGCCACTTTGCGCTGGAAACCCATGTGGGGCACATTGCCGAGCGGATCGTCACGGTGCTGGGTGATGCCATCGATTGA
- a CDS encoding flavin reductase family protein, whose protein sequence is MPHLDNHSPADAYRAGMRRLAAGVCLITSHRGDVFGGMIATAVTSVSSDPPTLLICVNRNASLFEMIQETGRFCVNVLAASAVPIVEQFSSSARRGERFTTDEWTTLASGSPMSAHALVAFDCQVAKVVDWQTHGIFLGEVCEVLCPDSVAAPLLYMDQRFHQLGELPIL, encoded by the coding sequence ATGCCACACCTCGATAACCACAGCCCGGCGGATGCCTATCGCGCCGGCATGCGCCGACTCGCGGCGGGCGTCTGCCTGATCACCAGCCACCGCGGCGACGTGTTCGGCGGCATGATCGCCACCGCCGTGACGTCAGTGAGCAGCGATCCGCCGACCTTGCTCATCTGCGTCAACCGCAATGCCTCGTTGTTCGAGATGATCCAGGAAACCGGCCGCTTTTGCGTCAATGTGCTGGCCGCCTCGGCAGTGCCCATCGTCGAGCAGTTCAGCAGCTCCGCGCGGCGTGGCGAGCGTTTCACCACGGACGAGTGGACTACGCTTGCCAGCGGCTCGCCGATGTCCGCCCACGCGCTGGTGGCGTTCGACTGCCAGGTGGCGAAGGTGGTGGACTGGCAGACCCACGGGATCTTCCTCGGCGAAGTGTGCGAGGTACTATGCCCGGATAGTGTGGCCGCGCCGTTGCTGTATATGGATCAGCGGTTTCACCAGTTGGGGGAACTGCCCATTCTCTGA
- a CDS encoding ABC transporter permease, translating to MDINSVTIALFLAGGVRLCVPVLLAALGEVVSERAGVFTIGLEGLMLFGAVASAVGLASTGSPVAALAIGMLGGLVAAAILALGTVLARANQIVMGIGFNLFAIGVTSLIRQVVLSDAPPAGSLRAVTLMKLPWLADLPVVGRALFSQSPVFYFAVLLAMALWLTLRFTRLGLLLRAAGENAAALDAAGHPVLGLRLGATLFTGLLAGLGGAYLCVVASGGVFIDNMTSGRGYLAIAIAIFARWMPLRVLLVAMALGLLEALQFQGQYLGIDIPAPLLMATPFAVALLAWIVMGRASAAPADLGRPFLRGAGH from the coding sequence ATGGACATCAACTCGGTAACCATCGCGCTGTTCCTGGCCGGCGGTGTGCGGCTGTGCGTGCCGGTACTGCTGGCGGCCCTGGGTGAAGTGGTTTCGGAGCGCGCCGGGGTTTTCACCATCGGCCTGGAGGGCTTGATGCTGTTCGGCGCCGTGGCTTCGGCGGTAGGCCTGGCATCGACGGGCTCGCCGGTGGCAGCGCTGGCGATCGGCATGCTCGGCGGCCTGGTCGCCGCTGCCATCCTGGCGCTGGGCACGGTGCTGGCGCGGGCCAATCAGATCGTCATGGGCATTGGCTTCAACCTGTTCGCCATCGGCGTGACCTCGCTGATCCGCCAGGTCGTGCTCAGCGATGCGCCACCGGCAGGCTCGCTGCGGGCAGTGACCCTGATGAAACTGCCGTGGCTGGCGGACCTGCCAGTGGTGGGCCGGGCGTTGTTCTCGCAGAGCCCGGTGTTCTATTTCGCGGTGCTGCTGGCCATGGCGCTGTGGCTGACGCTGCGTTTCACCCGCCTTGGCCTGTTGCTGCGCGCGGCGGGCGAGAACGCGGCAGCGCTGGATGCGGCCGGCCATCCGGTACTCGGGCTGCGCCTGGGCGCGACGCTGTTCACGGGCCTGCTGGCGGGCCTGGGCGGCGCCTATCTGTGCGTGGTGGCCTCGGGCGGCGTGTTTATCGACAACATGACCTCCGGGCGCGGTTATCTGGCCATCGCCATCGCTATCTTCGCGCGCTGGATGCCGTTGCGGGTATTGCTGGTCGCCATGGCCCTGGGGCTGCTCGAGGCGCTGCAGTTTCAGGGCCAGTACCTGGGCATCGACATTCCCGCGCCGCTGCTGATGGCCACCCCGTTCGCCGTGGCGCTGCTGGCCTGGATCGTCATGGGCCGCGCCAGCGCCGCTCCGGCGGACCTGGGCCGGCCGTTTTTACGCGGTGCCGGGCACTGA
- a CDS encoding alpha/beta hydrolase yields the protein MPTPALFKNLSTLVLCGALAATASVAHAERISYNVTTPDGVTLAVQESGNPSGPAIVFIHGLLGSHLSWDNQVNAPELQRYRMITYDLRGHGLSGKPVNAQAYAEGRRWADDLAVVMQAAKVTRPMLVGWSLGGAVISNYLARYGDGQIGGAVYVDGVIELKPEQIVAHPQVYQDLNAPDLKSHLDTVREFLGLCFHTQPDRSTFERLFANAAMASWDMQRAVQSMDVDAVKALGGATVPVLLLYGAQDALVQTKPAIARAKQLNPRATSIVYANSGHAPFLEEAARFNRDLAGFVDSSAIH from the coding sequence ATGCCTACCCCTGCCCTGTTCAAAAATCTGTCTACCTTGGTGTTGTGCGGCGCCTTGGCGGCCACCGCAAGCGTCGCCCATGCCGAGCGCATCAGCTACAACGTCACAACGCCGGATGGGGTGACATTGGCCGTCCAGGAGTCCGGAAATCCCAGCGGACCTGCCATCGTCTTCATTCATGGTCTGCTGGGCAGTCACCTGAGTTGGGACAACCAGGTGAACGCCCCCGAGTTGCAACGCTATCGCATGATCACCTACGACCTGCGCGGTCACGGACTGTCCGGCAAACCGGTAAATGCCCAGGCCTACGCCGAAGGGCGCCGCTGGGCCGATGACCTGGCTGTCGTCATGCAGGCGGCAAAGGTGACCAGGCCGATGCTTGTGGGATGGTCTCTGGGCGGTGCAGTGATATCCAACTATCTGGCCAGATACGGTGACGGCCAGATTGGCGGTGCCGTGTATGTCGATGGGGTGATCGAACTCAAGCCGGAGCAGATCGTGGCCCATCCACAGGTGTATCAGGATCTCAACGCCCCAGACCTGAAGTCTCACCTCGATACCGTCCGAGAATTTCTCGGCCTGTGCTTTCACACCCAGCCTGATCGCAGTACCTTCGAACGGCTGTTCGCCAATGCAGCGATGGCCTCCTGGGATATGCAGCGGGCGGTACAGTCGATGGATGTCGATGCGGTCAAAGCGCTTGGCGGTGCCACGGTCCCGGTGCTATTGCTCTATGGCGCGCAGGATGCGCTGGTACAAACAAAGCCCGCGATCGCACGCGCCAAACAGCTCAATCCTCGGGCCACGAGCATTGTATATGCGAACTCAGGGCATGCGCCCTTCCTCGAGGAGGCCGCGCGCTTCAACCGCGACCTCGCAGGTTTTGTCGATTCCAGCGCGATCCATTGA
- a CDS encoding MerR family transcriptional regulator: MTQPTLHRAMSIGELARQTGASVRSIRHYDEQGLLGSTRSANGYRSFTAAAVTQVRQIQRLIATGFSLAEIRGFPDCMRMIEGASACPETSAAQRQRLQSIEQQIAELEDRRARLLHMLSEGASPAPE, encoded by the coding sequence ATGACCCAACCGACCCTGCACCGTGCGATGAGCATTGGCGAACTGGCCCGCCAGACAGGTGCCAGTGTGCGTTCTATTCGCCATTACGATGAGCAGGGGCTGCTAGGGTCCACTCGCAGTGCAAACGGCTACCGATCCTTTACGGCGGCGGCTGTCACCCAGGTCAGGCAAATCCAGCGCCTGATCGCCACGGGCTTCAGCTTGGCCGAAATCCGTGGTTTCCCCGACTGCATGCGCATGATCGAAGGCGCCAGTGCCTGCCCTGAAACGTCTGCCGCGCAGCGACAGCGTCTGCAATCCATAGAACAGCAGATCGCCGAACTTGAAGATCGGCGCGCACGCTTGTTGCACATGCTGTCGGAAGGTGCGTCGCCAGCGCCGGAGTGA
- a CDS encoding Rid family hydrolase, with translation MNQAINPAGWIIGKTATGLNHLNWGIKAGNQVFVAGMLSTDPVDGSLVGIGDIEVQTRRVLDSIKVVLEAAGSSMDHVTMNQIFLRNLEDYHAFNEIYVSYFPNLLPARFCVKLEMVKPEFLVEIATTAVIPA, from the coding sequence ATGAATCAGGCAATCAACCCCGCAGGCTGGATCATCGGCAAGACCGCCACCGGGCTCAACCACCTCAACTGGGGCATCAAGGCCGGCAATCAGGTGTTCGTCGCGGGCATGCTCTCTACCGATCCTGTCGATGGCAGCCTGGTCGGCATCGGTGACATAGAGGTGCAGACCCGCCGCGTGCTGGACAGCATCAAGGTGGTGCTCGAAGCCGCTGGCAGCAGCATGGACCACGTCACCATGAACCAGATTTTCTTGCGCAACCTCGAGGACTATCACGCGTTCAACGAGATCTACGTGAGCTATTTCCCGAACCTGCTGCCGGCGCGTTTCTGCGTGAAGCTGGAGATGGTCAAGCCTGAGTTTCTGGTCGAGATCGCTACCACTGCGGTCATTCCAGCCTGA
- a CDS encoding mandelate racemase/muconate lactonizing enzyme family protein yields MIIRSIEVIRISMPFTAGTESRRNLGEAKDDDAFNAASPRHRRMESLMLKITTDTGRVGWGEAFGHGSNPVTFKALSDVVGPMFIGTRLEDREQTLEKARRAVHGFGSTGAMVYALSGIDIALWDLAAQVADVPLYQLLGGVARPLELYASLVSYGNDPDEVRRQVSRARALGFRKIKLHETEVDAIAAAREALPVAAGELMVDVNCPWSVAQASDVAQRLRSLELTWLEEPVWPPDDIAGLAEVRRQGVPLSAGENAAGVQGIKALLEQQAIDVVQPSVAKIGGISAMLQVFDLAQQHGVKVVPHCFYFGPGLLAVAHLCTLLPADVAVEVPFIEFERLLFPALAFTPRMELPTAAGLGFAPDLQVIEDYCVERVVLL; encoded by the coding sequence GTGATCATTCGCAGCATCGAAGTCATCCGCATCAGTATGCCGTTCACCGCGGGCACCGAATCGCGACGCAATCTGGGCGAGGCCAAGGACGATGACGCCTTCAACGCCGCCTCGCCGCGTCATCGGCGTATGGAAAGCCTGATGCTCAAGATCACCACCGACACCGGGCGAGTGGGCTGGGGCGAAGCGTTCGGACACGGTTCCAACCCGGTGACGTTCAAAGCGTTGTCCGATGTCGTCGGGCCGATGTTCATCGGCACTCGGCTCGAGGACCGCGAGCAGACGCTGGAGAAGGCGCGCCGTGCTGTGCATGGTTTTGGCTCGACCGGGGCAATGGTCTACGCGCTCTCGGGCATCGACATTGCCTTGTGGGACCTCGCCGCGCAGGTCGCCGACGTGCCGCTGTATCAGCTGCTCGGCGGCGTTGCGCGCCCCCTGGAGTTGTATGCCAGCCTGGTCAGTTACGGCAACGATCCTGACGAAGTGCGCCGCCAGGTCAGCCGCGCTCGCGCGCTGGGCTTTCGCAAGATCAAACTGCATGAGACCGAGGTCGACGCCATTGCCGCAGCCCGCGAGGCATTGCCGGTGGCGGCGGGCGAGTTGATGGTCGACGTCAATTGCCCGTGGTCGGTCGCCCAGGCCAGCGATGTCGCCCAGCGCTTGCGCAGCCTGGAGTTGACCTGGCTCGAAGAGCCCGTTTGGCCACCTGATGATATCGCCGGCCTGGCCGAGGTGCGGCGCCAGGGCGTGCCGTTGTCGGCTGGCGAGAACGCGGCCGGGGTGCAAGGCATCAAGGCGCTGCTCGAACAGCAGGCGATCGATGTGGTGCAACCCAGTGTGGCCAAGATCGGTGGCATCAGCGCCATGCTCCAGGTGTTCGATCTGGCGCAGCAGCATGGCGTGAAGGTCGTCCCCCATTGCTTCTATTTCGGCCCTGGCCTGTTGGCCGTGGCGCACCTGTGCACCTTGCTGCCTGCCGATGTCGCCGTGGAGGTGCCGTTCATCGAGTTCGAGCGCCTGTTGTTCCCGGCCCTGGCGTTCACGCCGCGCATGGAGTTGCCAACCGCTGCAGGGCTCGGCTTTGCGCCTGATCTGCAGGTGATCGAAGACTACTGCGTCGAGCGCGTGGTGCTCCTCTAA